From the genome of Candidatus Defluviilinea proxima:
CTTGATAAACTTTGATGCTTTCTTGAGCTTGAGAAATTTTGGCCATTTCTGTCTGAAAGTTTTGATAGGCTGCGGCGATTTCGGCTGGCGGTGTCTTCTCGTTAGTTAATTCCGTGGGAAGCTGCGCGAAATTATCTATGACCACCTGTGAAGAACGTTTTTCCATCTCCTGAACATGATCTTGTGCTACGTCAAATTCTTGCCATGTTTTATCCCGCTCTTCGAGAATCTGGCGGATATCAGAGGGAATTACGAATCCTGTGTTTGACATTGTTGATTATCCTTTCTCTATATTGCCTAGAGATAAACCTTCTGGCGAAAGTGATACGCTTTGAAGTGTGTTTCTACATTTTGTGGTTTTTAGGCACTCTACCTAAGAAGGTGAATAGTCACATTTCACCCCGTGCCTACCACATTCGCCTGATCTAATAGACTTTGAACCGCAGGAAACGTTGCCCGGGCTTCAGAATGGTAATGCTCAAATGTGTTAACGTAACCATGTGAGGTTTTCATTTCCTGATCTGTAGATTTCAGTCTCTCAGATACTACCTCGGCATGCTCTTCGACTTGGCGTGAGTAATTTTGGGCGGACTCTAATTTCGCTTGCGACTGATCTAAAGTAGCCATCTGTTGGTTAAGCCCTGCCAACATATGCTGATCCTCAATTTCGTGAGGATCAAGATATCGACTCGTGAGTTCACGCGTAGCTTCATCATCCCATACTCCACGAATATCTTTTCGCAATTCCTGTAGGACACGCGAGCCTTGAGTCATTGACCAAAGTAAATCTTCCATGTCTGCTCTCCATCAACTCCTATGATTTTGAGCGCCGGTAATTAATTGCTTTCAGGGTGGCTAATATAGCATCCTGCAGGTTCTCGGCCTCCTGGGAATCCCTGAGAGCATCCCTAAAACGTTCGCCTTCAATTAGCTGTTGTATCCACGAACTATCTTCCTGTAAGGTGCTTGTCCGAAGGTCGGAAACAGGCCGCTTTAACTTCTCTAAATCATCAAGGGTTATTTCCTTTCCTCCCTCAATTTTCTTCAAGATATCCTGTTTTTCTGCCCAAGTAATGCCTGTGGAATTGGCTGGGGATTGGCTTACTGATCCGGTCATTCCATAGTTTGAACCTGTTGCTACTTCGGACGGTCTATTTAGCTCATACAATTGCTGAGAACGGTGTTCTAGTTCTTTTTGAACCGAAGCTGAATATATTTGCGCAGAATCTTCGGCGCTGTCAGCCATTCGTAAATGATAAGCAGCTTCATCAGTGAGAGCCTGAGCAGCTTGGGTGTCCGTCATCATGCTTTCAGCAGATTCAACTTCAGAGGTCACCTCACTTTGAGCAACTTGCACTAACCTTTTGGCGGCTTGGACAGATTCCAAGCTTCGCTCAGCTGAGTTTAATGCCTCTATTGAGCTTGATTCACCCTCTTGCGCCAAGTTCACCGCTTGTTCCGACAAGGAAACTGCTTTTTCGCAACAGGCTACACGTGCCTTGGCTTGAGCTACCTCTTCTTTAGCAGCAGTAACCTCAACTTCAGCAGCTCTAACCCAGTTCCTGGCATATGCAACTTCGCCTCGTGCCCTACTGACTGCGGCCTCCTCACTGCTACAATTATTTCGATCCTTATCGTTTCTGCAATTGTAAAGGCGTGACTCTGCGCTACTTAAACTCCATTCGGCACTTCTCAAAGCACTAAGAGCACGTTCGTATTCCGTAATCGCGGCGGCTAATCTGGCATTAGCACGTGCTAGCCATGCCAACGCTTTTTCCAATTCCCCTTGCCACAATTGGAGCGTAGAGTGTGCTTCTCGTAAAACTCTTTGTGCTTCCGTCAAAGTTTGGTGAGCAGTATTCTTGGCAACAACACATTTTTCCAGAAGGGAAGCTACGGACGAAACTACATTTTGAACATGGTCTTGATCATCTTTTGCCCGATCCAGCAAAATGGCGGCATTGTGCAGCGCACGGTCAACAGCCTCTTTTGCGTGTCGTTGAAATTCTGTAGCCGATGTCAGTGTGTCACTTGCGATTGAAGACCAGCGTGCAATTTCTTCTTGTAAGTCATCAAGCGCCTGTGCCACAATTCGTGGGTTATAGCTACTCATCCGATCAAGCCACCCTCCGAGCGGTTTGCTTCTCGCAAGTGCTCAATTCGTTCGTTAAGCACCATACTGATTTTTTGGGTTTGTTCAATATATTCCTGGAAGCGTTGTGTCGTGCGAATCCAGCCCTCACGGAATTGATCGGCAGCTTCGCCTTCGTAAACAGCACTGAAATTCCGCCAAGTATTGTCAAGTTGTTGAAATTCAGCAGTCAACTTGGATAAGTGCATTCCCAAAACGCGGTGGTATTCTTCTAAGCCAGACAGCAAAACGCGAGTATCAGCCACCTTGTAAGTACCTCCCCAACGCATGGAGCTTGATGGTCAAGAATTCCACAAATCCGGGACCCTCAGAAGCAACGTAGTGTTTCATTGTTTCTTGAAACGGTCCCCAAACAGAGTCGTAGTGCTTACGCATTTCATCTTGCCAATGTGGTGAAACGTTGTCATGTTGTGCTTGAAGTTCACTGAGGGAAGCACTTAAATTCTCATTGAAGCCAATCAACGCTCGTTGAAAATTTTGCATCTGTGCGTATTGTTCATCCATACTCATAAATGATTTCTCCGCTCCGCAAGTTCATTACCAATCATGCGAAGATGATCAATAAGCGATTCGTTCTCAGCGACAGTAGAGGCATCGCTGCTGTAAGGTTTGAATCTTATTGATCTGTCATTTTCCAAGTCTACATACAAAGCGCAAATTGGTGTAGAACCTTCAGCCTGTAGCTGAGATGCTTTTCGGCTCCGCGCAAAAGTATGAGACTCATCCTCCGACATTTGAAGAGCAACGCGATGACGAAAATTAACCAAGCCACGTCGCTCGTCTATCACATTTGCCATAGGTCTTACGCCTGCGAAGCTCAAAATCAAGTGGATTCCGAGAGGAGAACCTTCCAGATATAGCCGTCTCAGTTTTTCTCCTAAGGGCGATTCAGCCATTCCCCCGTATGTGTCAGTCTTGCGTCTCATTGCCTCAATCCCATCGAGTTCGGTCATCATGACAATAATTGTTGGAGCGTTGGCAATATCTTCTTCGTTCAGATTGCGCCGCGCATCTAGTTCGCCAATCAATTTATTTAGTATGCTCTCGATTTTTGTTGTTTCCTTGGTGAATTCGGTTATAAAACCAGCCGGCAGCAGGACAGAATCGCAAGCGGCCTGAAGAACATTGCTCCATTGTGATCCAACAATACTACGATCAAAAATGACGAACTGCGTTTCCACAGGTTTGGTGTTCACACTCAAACTGGCAATCATAGCAGCTAACATTCCATACCGGGCAGCGTTTGCTCCCCCCACGATCAATGCATGTTCCGAAACACGTCGTCGGAAGACTACCATAGCTTGTCCACGAACATTAAATTGTTGTCCAAGCCAAACTACGCGAGGATGTTCAGCCGAGAACCAATCGACGATTCCTAATCCGCCCGTTTCTACGACCTCTCGAGCAAAGCTCTCTAATTCTTGTGCTGTTGGCCAGGTCGATCGACGCAATAAGCTTGCACAGTATGGGTTGTCGATTAGGCTGGGTTGTGCCTTTCCATTAAAAACCACGCGGCGAGGCAAGCTATCATCAGACAGAGAATTGGCTCTCTCTATTAAAGCTTGTAGGATTTCGTCGCGATGTTCAGGGTGAAGATAGGCTACCTTCCCTGCAACGTTCGCTGTATCGTCACCACCTTTTTCATTAACAACGATTTTTCCAGGTAAGTCGCATGTTGTAATCAAGGCTTTGCCGCGCCGTCCAAACTCAGTCAAGGCTTGTACGTCTGCGGCCTTCATCTGCATAGCCATCAGCAAATGCAAATTTCCGAAAATACCCGTCTGGTTGAGCATACCCGCTGCACCGAAGCGTTGCGATGCCAATAGCATGTGAATAGCCGCGCTTCGCCCCTGTTGCGAGAGCTGTAACAGATAATTGGAGGCCACTCCATCTTTGTCTCCCTCAAACAGTTCTTGATATTCGTCTACTAAGAGGAGAATGCGCGGCAATTTCCCTTCAGGTTCACCTTTAGCGCGGTAACTTGCGAAGTCATTTACCCCGACTCGTGCAAAAATCGCATTTCGCCGTTCTTTTTCTGCAATAAGTTCGGCTAGTACACTTCTAGATAGTTCTGGAGAAGAGCGAAGTGAGACAACTTCTGCATGTGGCAGTTGGCGGTAAGTTTGAAACTCTACGCCATCTTTGCCGTCAATCAAATAAAGTCGTAGTTCATCAGGTCCGTATCGAACTGCAAGCCCGCTAATGAGGACATGGTATAGATTGGATTTGCCTGCGCCAGTCATAGCCCCAAGCATACCGTGAGCGCATGGTTGGTTATCATTGTTTACGCCGAACCATATTTTTAGTTTATCTGTACCACCGCGTGCGCCAATCGGAGTCTCAACAATCTTGGTACTCGTTTCCTGCCACCATTCTGACTTAGGTAATCCAACCAGGCTATCCCAATCCAATATTCGTTCTGGAGGTTTTGCTATCTTAAGTTTCTGGAATAATTGGGTTTGTAGGTCAGCAGATGGAGCGGACTCGGGCTTGATTTTTAGGTTCAAGTCAGTGAAAACTCCCTCGTCTTCCATATTCACATAGAAGGCATTTTTGAAGCCATCCATACTCATGTCGCGGGGTAGTTCGTAATTCTGATTGTGGTGAATGAACAGATAGGTTCCGGCGGCTGGCCCTGTGTTCCCTATACTTTGTAAGGCCTCAATGGCACGGCGATCATACTGATTCGGAAAGTCGGCCGCAAAAACAAAATGGAATTTCTCATTTATGCGAATCTCAGGTGGCACGCGTTCAAAAGACGTAATAGATGCGTCAAGGTAAGTTTCAATAATTCTCTGGATATTAACAATTACTTGATCTAAATCGCGGCGGACATCACCGGTGCCATCTTGTACTTGTGGTAAGTAACGTCTCATTGGAAAGGCAATGCCATTCCCCGCAGGGTCAAGCAAGGTATAACGTACTTGATGCGGCAACATCAATGCAGTTCGGACTAATAGTGATTGAAGGAGAGCGGTTCCTTGTCCAACCGTGTTTCCAACGCTCCTCAAGATGATGGTTTTACCTTGGCCAATAAAAGGAACATAGGCAGGTATATGAAAAATACCATTTGTACGGGGTTCGCTCAAATCACCAACTCGGATCACTGATTCTTCTCGTGCAGCGTCAGCCCCCCACGTATCCCACCGATTATCATTCCAACTAGCGACAGATGAAGCAGGCTGGTTGAATAACAAGGTGCTTAATTTTTCAATATTCTCTTGCAGTAATGGATCGAAATATTCGCCAAGCTTTTGTACATAGTGCTTTCCATGCTCCGCCCATGATCTGGCTCTTGATTGAGACGCTGAGATCTCCTGATTAAGTTTCCCGATCAGCTTTTGCAATTCGTCAATATTTTTGGGCATTGGAAGCATTGCCTTCACTCCTCTTTATTTTGCCTAGTATCTGATTATCCCTATGACCGAAGCCCTTACACGAACTTTGTTTTCACAAGAAATGATATCTGTTAATTCCCCAATTTAGGTGTTATACAGAATATTTCTGTATAAAGAGATTATAAATCGAATTATACGCCTAACCACAAAATATAGGTGTATTGATCATAACGTACTGGGCGTGACATTGATCCTGACGATTTCAATCAAACACAAAATAACTTTTCACATTACCCCGATATTGCCAACAATCAATATTCTCTACAGGGCGGCAACCTCGCACCACATTTACGGGCTTTCACTTTCGAACTAAATCCCGTTCTTAATCCGATGCGTGTTTAGCGAGCCAGATTTTACTCTCTACTTTTTTTGCTTCTGGAATATGTTTTGAGTTCGCCCTAGTACTGTGCATGATATGCAGAATTTGGTCGTCTGTTACTGATTGGGTGGATAAGCCGAGAAAATCTCTAAAATCATTTGCATCCAATGAATAACTTATAGATTCCCGAAACGCTAGTTGCTCCATATGCCCAGCTCGAGTTTCTGGTATCCACCAGGGATCATCGGAGCTTTCACATGCGCCCAAATATATTTCAAACCCTGTTTCAACTTCCTGGTATCCGTAACGTGCCCGTCGTATATATTTTTCCTTGAATTGTTGAGCAATCCTGCTTTGATTCCAAGCTTTTTGCGATTGTTCAGCAGCAGAGTTTTCTTGATAAAAGGTTGTTAGGGAGGTTATTAAGTGCCAGTCTGAGTTATCACCTAATGGTTGAGTGAAGTTGAATTGATCGCGATCAAGGTTGATGATTGTTGCCAGTTTTGAAGGACCTGGAAACCGTTCATTTACTCGGATTGTGTCGCCGCATCTTGTCGTGATTGTGTCAAATTTTGTTGGCGTGGCTTCGATGTGGATTAATATTTTGAATGAAATATTATCAGGCTCAATAACTGAAGGATCTATCCAGAATGGACTACTCTGAAGTTTGTGTCTTAGTTTGGTTAGCGCTTCTTTTCTTTCTTGTTCAGTTCGAATATGTGAAGACAAGTCTGGTAGCTCTGGGTTATTGGTTATATTAACCAGCTCTGTTTCGACCCATTCTATCGCGCTTGAAAACTCCTTGAAATGCTCTGATTTTTCCAAAGACCCTTGTCTTTTCGTGCATGCGCACCAAAACCATTTGGTTTCATCCACACATACACGCCCTTCCGCTGTTAGGTGTTTGCACATCCAGCGATTTGACCCATTGGGCAGCCACTGAAATTGCCTGGCGCTGAAATCGAATTTTTCTGTTTCCTCTTTGTGGGAAAAATCTAGTGCTGCTTCTATGAACTGATGTATTGCATCGTCGTAGCGCTTCTTTTCCATTTTTGCCATATTGGAGATTATTGACTTGTTCGCGTTGATAAGTTCGATTAATTCCGGTCCGGCTTCAGCGGGCAAGTGCAACATTTCCTTGTAAAACGGCTTGGTACCTGTTGATGTCGTTTCAGTTTTCTGCTCAGTTTTTTTGCGCCGCCCACGAGGATGTGCTTCGAATGAAAACTCATACACCAATTTTGTAACTGAAATTCCCTCTGTTTTCCAGTTATCCTGGGATTCAAGTTGATTTAGCAGTCGCAATGTGTAAGAACCGTTCAAGGCTTCGATTTTTTTGTCAACGTTATTCCAGACGATCAAACCTTCTTCTTGCCAGACATTGAATTGACGTTGTTCAAACCAGTCAGGACAATCAGGCATATTTTCTGCTGTAGAGAAACGCTTGTATTCTGAATGCTGGTTGAAGCGCATACCCCAAGATGTTCTGTTCATGGTTACTCCTTGTACTGTTCAAAAGGACACCAATGAGAAAGTAGCTAATTTTAACCACTAAACAGAAAAATGTTCAATTCAATATTTTCATAGCGACAGTATTTCGATACCTAGCCCTTCCTGGCACTAAAATTTGTCCTGATCTATGCAAGATCGAACCTTACTAATCCAGGAGAAATGATCACGTTGTCATACGCAGTTGATGAACGAATTGATGAGTTTGCCCGAGCCTTTGTGGCGATTCTTCGCCGTCTGATTAATGAACAACAAGCTCGTCAAAATATACATGATGCCAAAGAAAAGAATGATACCAATGCGAGCCGCGCTTCAAGTAGATAGCTCTTCTGTTTCTACTACTCTAGATGAACTGAATATTTTTATTAGGCGGGAATACGGTTATTTAGATGAGATTTCTAATAACGCAACCTGGGCGATTTATTCGCGAGTTTCGCGGGTGGATCCTAAGTTTCAAGGATATTCGCTTGAAATTCAGCCAGATCGAGCCGAGGAATATGCTCGTGCACATGGTGCCCAAAAAGTAGAGAATTACAGCGATCCAAATAAGACTGGTCGTAATAGTCGACGCAAAGAGTTACAGCGGCTGATTCGTGATGTCATATCTGGTCGCATTCAAGTTGTGGTCGTTCATCGGCTGGATCGCTTATACCGAAATTTGGAATCCGTGTTGGGCTTCGTTCGCCTCCTAAAAAGGTATAAAGTCGGTCTGATCAGTGTTACAGAGAACATTGATACCAATACGCCTTATGGACTTCAAATGCTGGCGTTGTTGGGGATGATGGCTGAAACCTATGTACACCAAACTAGTGAGCGTACACGGGAAGCCAAGGCTCATCGGGCACGGAGTGGTTTGCCAAATGGATATTTACCGCTAGGATATTGCAACGGCCTTTGTTCGACTTGTTCCGACTCTCATGGAAAGGGGATATGCCCAATGATTGGAATGGAAGATCGACCAGAAAGCCAACGCGGGCGTGTGGCTGTTCCTCATCCGGTTACACGGTATGCCATCTCCTGGATCTTTGAATTGTTTCAGAAGGGATATAGCTATCGCGAGATCGCTGATTGGTTGAATTCACATGACTTTACCCTGCCAGATGGCCAATCTATTCGATACCGCACCAAAGGAAAGACCCTTAGTAATCCACTGGGATTATTTTCCCGGGACAGCATACGGGCGATCATTGAAAACCCATTCTTTGCTGGTTTGGTGGCTCGGTATGAACGACCTGATTTGGATATGTCAGATGATCCCGAGAATCCGGAGAAGAAAACCGGAAATGGAAAGAAGATCAACAGCCGACGCGTGATCGAACTACAGCAAGGCAAACATGAGGCTTTGATTAGCTTGAAGGATTGGAAAACCGCCCAACATATGCGCAAAATGAAAGGGCGTACACCTACTTCTGCAGCTGCCTCAAAACGTATTTACCCATTGACAGGTGTCAGTCGTTGTTGGGTATGTTTTGAACATAACGGAGGGATTGTTACCCTCCGAGGTGGAACATTGAGAAACGATCGGCGTACTTATCGGTGTGCCGCACTGCAGGATCGTCATTCATCGAAGCACAAGCATCTGAAGATAAATTTGAAGACTAAAGCTTTGAAGGAAATCAAGGTTCAACCAAATCCTATGAGTCAGGATGTAGTTGATCGTCATACGACCCGTTACCTATCGGGAGATAAGCTGGAGGCAGAGGTGGATCGTTTGATCGAAAGGATCAAACTGCCTGATGAGATCAAGGAAAAAATCCTGGCATATTATGTGTCAGACGAAGGTTTGTCGGCATTTGAGAGGGAGAATTTTAATCTGCGCCAATCACTTAAACGTTTCCAAGAGCTATATAAACAGGGAGATATCGACAAGGCAGAATACGAGGAGCAGGCTCATTTTATTCTTCAACGACTACGAAGCTTGAAACCATCTGCAAATCCGGCTGCCCAGGATGTTCTACTGCTCTTGGCAGATTTTCCTGGAAACTGGTCTCGGATGTTGCCGGGCGAAAAACGGGTACTCCTCAACATCATGTTCAAAGGATTGTATTTCGATTCGCAGGGAAAATTGCGGAAAATCCTTGCCCACCCGCCATTTGATGTAATGTTTGGACTAGAGGATTAAACGCAAGGATTATGCCAGCTTTTTGAGTTCCCTCAAGATAGTACGGAATGCACCAACTACCTTCCGGCGCGATTCGGCATTTGGAAATTCTGCCAAGTCTAAAGCCATGTCTACAGCCTCGGGTGGTAATTGTTTTTCTCTGTTGCTGTGAGCAATATCAAATATCTGAAGTGTGGGCCATTGAGCAAGTTGTAGGAACTCATTTGGATTTACACCAA
Proteins encoded in this window:
- a CDS encoding WXG100 family type VII secretion target; amino-acid sequence: MADTRVLLSGLEEYHRVLGMHLSKLTAEFQQLDNTWRNFSAVYEGEAADQFREGWIRTTQRFQEYIEQTQKISMVLNERIEHLREANRSEGGLIG
- a CDS encoding DNA translocase FtsK is translated as MLPMPKNIDELQKLIGKLNQEISASQSRARSWAEHGKHYVQKLGEYFDPLLQENIEKLSTLLFNQPASSVASWNDNRWDTWGADAAREESVIRVGDLSEPRTNGIFHIPAYVPFIGQGKTIILRSVGNTVGQGTALLQSLLVRTALMLPHQVRYTLLDPAGNGIAFPMRRYLPQVQDGTGDVRRDLDQVIVNIQRIIETYLDASITSFERVPPEIRINEKFHFVFAADFPNQYDRRAIEALQSIGNTGPAAGTYLFIHHNQNYELPRDMSMDGFKNAFYVNMEDEGVFTDLNLKIKPESAPSADLQTQLFQKLKIAKPPERILDWDSLVGLPKSEWWQETSTKIVETPIGARGGTDKLKIWFGVNNDNQPCAHGMLGAMTGAGKSNLYHVLISGLAVRYGPDELRLYLIDGKDGVEFQTYRQLPHAEVVSLRSSPELSRSVLAELIAEKERRNAIFARVGVNDFASYRAKGEPEGKLPRILLLVDEYQELFEGDKDGVASNYLLQLSQQGRSAAIHMLLASQRFGAAGMLNQTGIFGNLHLLMAMQMKAADVQALTEFGRRGKALITTCDLPGKIVVNEKGGDDTANVAGKVAYLHPEHRDEILQALIERANSLSDDSLPRRVVFNGKAQPSLIDNPYCASLLRRSTWPTAQELESFAREVVETGGLGIVDWFSAEHPRVVWLGQQFNVRGQAMVVFRRRVSEHALIVGGANAARYGMLAAMIASLSVNTKPVETQFVIFDRSIVGSQWSNVLQAACDSVLLPAGFITEFTKETTKIESILNKLIGELDARRNLNEEDIANAPTIIVMMTELDGIEAMRRKTDTYGGMAESPLGEKLRRLYLEGSPLGIHLILSFAGVRPMANVIDERRGLVNFRHRVALQMSEDESHTFARSRKASQLQAEGSTPICALYVDLENDRSIRFKPYSSDASTVAENESLIDHLRMIGNELAERRNHL
- a CDS encoding recombinase family protein; translation: MRAALQVDSSSVSTTLDELNIFIRREYGYLDEISNNATWAIYSRVSRVDPKFQGYSLEIQPDRAEEYARAHGAQKVENYSDPNKTGRNSRRKELQRLIRDVISGRIQVVVVHRLDRLYRNLESVLGFVRLLKRYKVGLISVTENIDTNTPYGLQMLALLGMMAETYVHQTSERTREAKAHRARSGLPNGYLPLGYCNGLCSTCSDSHGKGICPMIGMEDRPESQRGRVAVPHPVTRYAISWIFELFQKGYSYREIADWLNSHDFTLPDGQSIRYRTKGKTLSNPLGLFSRDSIRAIIENPFFAGLVARYERPDLDMSDDPENPEKKTGNGKKINSRRVIELQQGKHEALISLKDWKTAQHMRKMKGRTPTSAAASKRIYPLTGVSRCWVCFEHNGGIVTLRGGTLRNDRRTYRCAALQDRHSSKHKHLKINLKTKALKEIKVQPNPMSQDVVDRHTTRYLSGDKLEAEVDRLIERIKLPDEIKEKILAYYVSDEGLSAFERENFNLRQSLKRFQELYKQGDIDKAEYEEQAHFILQRLRSLKPSANPAAQDVLLLLADFPGNWSRMLPGEKRVLLNIMFKGLYFDSQGKLRKILAHPPFDVMFGLED